The proteins below come from a single Chrysoperla carnea chromosome 1, inChrCarn1.1, whole genome shotgun sequence genomic window:
- the LOC123306174 gene encoding uncharacterized protein LOC123306174, protein MCCDNSGSNNSCLDTIQNNNKQKTLFNNFQNIVLQKCQNNILNNSPKKNMPNMDTVDSSNCYTEVDMSRFKTNENIVKTVDKLTLNVDNLKIGSLQLTQEIQQAKYGFQEENDRVSKLIKDAQKLVADLKDLKYLDDLILMLEGQLDHIQMKPWPFKSMNLDNRGKNFIV, encoded by the exons ATGTGTTGTGATAATAGTGGAAGTAATAACAGTTGTTTAGAtactattcaaaataataataaacaaaaaacattatttaataattttcaaaatattgttttacagaagtgtcaaaataatattttaaataatagtccAAAGAAAAATATGCCAAATATGGATACTGTGGATAGTTCGAATTGTTATACAGAAGTGGACATGAGTCGTtttaaaactaatgaaaatattgttaagACTGTtgataaattaacattaaatgttgataatttaaaaattggttcattaCAATTAACGCAAGAGATACAACAAGCCAAATATGGTTTTCAG gaagAAAATGATCGAgtatcgaaattaataaaagatGCACAAAAACTAGTCGCTGATTTAAaagacttaaaatatttagatgatCTGATTTTAATGTTGGAAGGACAATTAGACCATATCCAAATGAAACCATGGCCTTTCAAAAGCATGAATCTCGATAATCGGGGAAAGAATTTTATCgtttaa
- the LOC123306184 gene encoding uncharacterized protein LOC123306184 encodes MGPKRGQVQLQVELESDEQLKEFLNKPGLGIIDVYSEWAGPCASMILFLKRIKVDLGDHGDILNFAIAKNDSINALARFRGKSEPQWLFVSRGMVVRLFVGSNLPRLEDAIRDEIKKQIQADEGNDTRVYITVETLTPSEKIVADMKAAREKKQQELELQKFLQKQEDRRIEIATSIAEKNELITCIVIYPQYAKKERRLKALRERLETAKPAFMLQDKVQKQITDEQIEQFQKFAGLEISKRSIQMLQDGRAYIWLIKCDEEFLLSPVEYVFARVLYGEQGDPPGDWESPAAKFIKVLPWPPEEEEMEAEEEEEEQEEEAIEESAKKEEASEEAEGELEEEEIKEKKATSPSPPPIEKKKKKKKEPEPKKESDSDEEVEEEIDGEVVCCIWTPLEPYKLARATVLYEFFYETMLPYIPLEPPPIPPHLACIYPAEETEKIIEAIDEGNFRNEILNYGFFDKNDPVNHQVVANSFLEYKAIQDHEPDEVLVISVAQKRSFPIITLAELKPMYVSDNTEIGQEDCLQWFPNDWVQGTEFVEEEEEEEQSSVTGSLFPGSIREEGEEEEEEDNNDDNFATKMAGKKGIQVQLQTELNNDEDWYEFVQKKVIDVYSDWCGPCTAMVGYLKKIKLEVGGDNMHLAVAKSDFITCLERFRNECEPTWLFMSKQKMVNLLFGSNVPKLLEIIQIEMDKEIEVQTTGNETRILRDVEELTPEELEAKEKQELKRIEMERIEQEEAIREAAEKHRIVFGNIAENMKKTAFVLIWPQLQDSASCLNDIWDANGLSISHIDKFDKWKQYGDFNVSPLAIAALTDGKSLAWLLKHDPDIELEEPIEDLVARAIYGESKQPPGDPESIAFEKFQHQRLLTLEQIQKKKQERAEALKAQNKSQQTEKITQTDPDTPISPTQTKESTTDDKLDENDLYEMIPGIWVPLTSIGKATVMHTIFPKVTTAFLLPEPETLPPHLLVMFEAFKRKEVLEIVNEYQEFILHYGFFTTVDPYTTQLVCKNNDEYDQLPSYT; translated from the exons ATGGGACCAAAACGTGGACAAGTACAGTTACAAGTTGAACTCGAATCTGATGAGCAGTTgaaggaatttttaaataaaccaggTCTCGGAA TAATTGACGTTTACTCAGAATGGGCTGGACCGTGCGCATCGATGATTCTGTTTTTAAAACGAATAAAAGTCGATTTAGGTGATCATGGCGATATATTGAATTTTGCAATT gccaaaaatgatagcATAAACGCATTAGCAAGATTCCGTGGTAAAAGTGAGCCGCAATGGTTATTTGTATCACGTGGAATGGTTGTACGATTGTTTGTTGGATCAAATTTACCACGTTTAGAAGATGCAATAAGAGAcgaaatcaaaaaacaaatccaGGCTGATGAAGGGAATGATACTCGTGTTTACATTACAGTGGAAACATTAACACCATCTGAAAAAATTGTAGCAGATATGAAAGCAGCTAGAGAAAAAAAGCAACAAGAAttagaattacaaaaatttttacagaagcAAGAAGATCGTCGTATAGAAATTGCAACTTCAATTGCAGAAAAGAACGAATTAATTACATGTATTGTCATTTATCCACAATATGCCAAAAAAGAGAGACGATTAAAAGCTTTACGTGAGCGTTTAGAGACTGCAAAGCCTGCATTTATGTTACAAGATAAAGTGCAAAAACAAATTACGGATGAACAAATAGAacaattccaaaaatttgcTG GTTTAGAAATATCAAAACGTTCCATACAAATGTTACAAGATGGCCGTGCCTATATTTGGTTAATCAAATGTGACGAAGAATTTCTATTAAGCCCAGTAGAATATGTATTTGCACGTGTACTGTATGGCGAACAAGGCGATCCCCCTGGGGATTGGGAAAGTCCTGCtgctaaatttataaaagtgtTACCTTGGCCACCTGAAGAAGAAGAAATGGAAGCAGAGGAAGAAGAAGAAGAGCAGGAAGAAGAAGCGATCGAGGAATCTGCTAAGAAAGAAGAAGCTTCAGAAGAGGCAGAAGGTGAACTTGAAGAAGAAGAAATTAAAGAGAAAAAGGCAACCTCACCAAGCCCGCCtccaattgaaaagaaaaaaaagaaaaagaaagaacCTGAACCAAAAAAAGAATCTGACAGTGATGAAGAAGTAGAGGAGGAAATTGATGGCGAAGTAGTTTGCTGTATTTGGACGCCATTAGAACCATACAAGTTAGCTCGTGCAACTGTTTTATATGAATTCTTTTATGAAACAATGTTGCCATATATTCCTTTAGAGCCACCGCCAATTCCACCTCATCTTGCTTGTATTTACCCAGCTGAAGAAactgaaaag atcaTAGAAGCTATTGACGAAGGTAATTTCCGAAATGAAATCTTAAATTATGGtttctttgataaaaatgatCCAGTTAATCATCAAGTAGTTGCAAATAGTTTCTTAGAATATAAAGCCATTCAGGACCATGAACC TGACGAAGTACTTGTAATATCAGTGGCACAAAAACGCAGCTTTCCAATTATAACATTAGCTGAACTAAAACCTATGTATGTCAGTGATAACACTGAAATTGGCCAGGAAGATTGTTTACAATGGTTTCCAAATGATTGGGTTCAAGGTACCGAGTTTgttgaagaagaagaagaagaggaACAATCTAGTGTGACAGGATCTCTCTTTCCAGGGTCTATTAGAGAGGAAGGAGAAGAAGAAGAGGAAGAAGATAATAATGACGACAAC TTCGCAACTAAAATGGCTGGTAAAAAGGGTATACAAGTGCAATTACAAACTGAATTAAACAACGATGAAGATTGGTAtgaatttgttcaaaaaaaag TTATAGACGTATATTCAGATTGGTGTGGGCCATGTACAGCAATGGttggatatttgaaaaaaattaaattagaagtTGGTGGTGATAATATGCATTTAGCTGTA GCAAAATCTGATTTTATAACATGCTTAGAACGATTTCGTAACGAATGTGAACCAACATGGTTATTTATGTCTAAGCAAAAAATGGTTAATTTGTTATTTGGCAGCAATGTTCcgaaattattagaaattatacaaattgaaaTGGACAAGGAAATTGAAGTACAAACGACTGGTAATGAAACACGAATTTTAAGGGATGTTGAAGAG TTAACGCCAGAAGAACTAGAAGCCAAGGAAAAACAGGAATTAAAACGAATAGAAATGGAACGTATTGAGCAAGAAGAAGCTATACGTGAGGCAGCTGAAAAACATCGAATTGTATTTGGAAATATTGctgaaaacatgaaaaaaacagcatttgttttaatttggcCACAACTACAAGACAGTGCATCATGTTTGAATGATATTTGGGACGCAAATGGGCTATCAATTAGTCATATTG ataaatttgataaatggaAACAATATGGTGATTTTAATGTGTCGCCTTTAGCAATAGCAGCCTTAACTGATGGTAAATCTTTGGCATGGTTACTAAAACATGATCCTGATATTGAGCTAGAAGAACCAATTGAAGATTTAGTTGCACGAGCAATTTACGGCGAATCAAAACAACCTCCAG gAGATCCTGAAAGCAttgcttttgaaaaatttcaacatcaaCGTCTATTAACTCtagaacaaatacaaaaaaagaaacaagagcGCGCTGAAGCATTAAAAGCCCAGAATAAAAGTCAGcaaacagaaaaaattacacaaacagATCCAGATACACCTATATCTCCCACACAAACTAAAGAATCTACAACCGACGATAAACtcgatgaaaatgatttatatgAAATGATACCAGGAATATGGGTACCTTTAACATCAATTGGTAAAGCAACAGTTATGCATACAATATTTCCAAAAGTAACAACGGCTTTCTTACTACCAGAACCCGAAACTCTACCTCCACATTTGTTGGTTATGTTTGAagcttttaaaagaaaagaa gTATTGGAGATAGTTAATGAATATCAAGAATTCATTTTACATTATGGTTTTTTTACAACTGTAGATCCGTATACAACACAATTAGTTTGTAAGAATAATGATGAATATGATCAACTACCAAGTTACACTTAG